A stretch of the Malus domestica chromosome 08, GDT2T_hap1 genome encodes the following:
- the LOC103440482 gene encoding probable LRR receptor-like serine/threonine-protein kinase At2g16250: MKLLSVTKTAMGARAQVGAFAVALILFVIQSGFAQQGSLSSDMERSALLELRSSLGLRSKNWPRKADPCSSWTGVTCSKNGRVTGITVSGLRRTRVGQQNPRFSVDSLANITLLASFNASGFALPGSIPDWFGQRLGALQVLDLRSASVIGSIPQSLGNLKNLTSLYLSGNDITGILPSALINITELEILDLSRNAITGSIPSGFANLGKLESLDLSSNFLSGSVPPGLGTLSRLKFLDLSDNSLTDSIPVQFSNLSRLVELDLSKNTLSGSLPVELRGLRSLRRMGIGDNAVEGPLPEGLFSSLVQLEVLVLSRNKFDGALPGALWSLPSLRFLDVSRNNFTGTLPSLGSNASVSGAVFNLSHNLLYGNLTFPVGKFGSIDLSDNFFQGKVLEDSQSNDTLTGNCLQIVPNQKSLQDCRQFYEGRGLSFDDFGALEPAQPPFLEPESKSKNRLTFILVGIFGGLGFIVILVLVLVVLLKMCNKGTNQRGSANVGPVPEGDDPSLPKDLIDASGRGDSFTYEQILHSTSAFSEANLIKHGHSGDIYRGSLASGTPVVIKRVNLHSVKKESYTIEMDLFSKVSHTRLVPLLGHCLEHESEKLLVYKYMPNGDLASSLHRVTNLGDGNLQSLDWITRLKIAIGAAEILAYLHHECSPPLVHRDVQASSILLDDKFEVRLGSWSEVRVQEGDGNPNVITRLLRKQQTLEQSPYASASAACSYDVYCFGKVLLELVTGKLGISKSDDSSTRELLDHTVRYISIYDKELLNKIVDPSLIVDEDLLEEVWAMAIVARSCLNPKPSKRPPMKYILKALENPLKVVREESSSSARLRTASSRRSWSTAFFGSWQQSSSDSATAPGHTSRESISGLKRESSASHKRLSSEIFPEPIEIQDLERQDEH, from the exons ATGAAGTTGTTATCTGTAACTAAAACGGCAATGGGGGCGAGAGCCCAAGTCGGCGCCTTTGCCGTAGCGTTAATCTTGTTCGTGATTCAGAGTGGTTTTGCGCAGCAGGGTTCTTTGAGCTCCGACATGGAGCGGTCGGCGTTACTGGAGCTCCGGTCTTCGTTGGGTCTCAGAAGCAAAAACTGGCCCAGAAAGGCCGACCCATGTTCATCCTGGACCGGAGTCACATGCAGCAAGAATGGCCGTGTCACTGGAATTACCGTGTCCGGTTTGAGGCGAACCCGAGTGGGCCAGCAAAACCCCCGGTTCTCCGTCGATTCACTGGCTAATATCACCCTCTTGGCTTCTTTCAACGCCTCCGGGTTCGCGCTTCCTGGGTCCATACCCGACTGGTTTGGCCAAAGACTTGGTGCACTCCAGGTGCTCGACCTTAGGTCTGCGTCAGTCATTGGTTCTATTCCCCAGTCGCTTGGTAATTTGAAAAATCTTACTTCTTTGTATTTATCTGGCAATGATATTACTGGGATTTTACCTTCTGCGTTGATAAACATAACAGAGTTGGAAATTCTTGATCTTTCGAGGAATGCGATTACTGGGTCCATACCTTCTGGCTTTGCCAATCTTGGAAAGCTTGAAAGTCTTGACCTTTCTTCAAACTTCTTATCTGGGTCGGTTCCACCAGGTTTGGGAACCCTTTCAAGGCTTAAGTTCTTGGACTTGTCTGATAATAGTCTCACCGATTCGATTCCGGTTCAGTTTAGTAACCTTTCCCGGTTGGTTGAGCTTGATCTTAGCAAGAACACTTTGTCTGGGTCATTGCCTGTGGAACTGAGAGGGTTGAGGAGTTTGAGGAGGATGGGTATTGGAGATAATGCTGTGGAAGGTCCATTGCCGGAGGGTTTGTTTTCGAGTCTTGTTCAGCTGGAAGTTCTGGTTCTGAGTCGGAATAAATTTGATGGTGCTCTTCCTGGTGCCTTGTGGTCACTTCCCAGTTTGCGATTTCTCGATGTATCCCGCAACAATTTTACAGGAACTCTACCGAGCCTGGGTTCAAATGCTAGTGTTAGTGGCGCTGTGTTCAACCTTTCTCATAATCTGTTATATGGAAATCTTACATTTCCTGTTGGGAAATTTGGCTCAATCGATTTGTCTGATAATTTTTTCCAAGGCAAGGTATTAGAGGATAGTCAAAGCAATGATACTCTTACTGGAAATTGCCTACAGATTGTACCAAATCAAAAGAGTTTGCAGGATTGTAGGCAGTTTTATGAAGGGAGGGGTTTAAGTTTCGATGATTTTGGGGCCCTAGAACCAGCTCAGCCACCTTTCCTAGAACCTGAATCAAAGAGCAAGAACCGATTAACATTTATATTGGTTGGGATATTTGGTGGACTCGGCTTCATTGTGATTTTGGTACTGGTTCTGGTAGTGCTCCTGAAAATGTGCAATAAAGGCACAAATCAACGTGGAAGTGCAAATGTTGGGCCTGTTCCAGAAGGAGATGACCCTTCACTCCCCAAAGATCTCATCGATGCATCAGGTCGAGGAGATTCATTTACGTATGAGCAGATTCTCCATTCCACTTCTGCTTTCAGTGAAGCAAATCTTATAAAACATGGACACTCTGGAGACATATACCGAGGATCCTTGGCGAGTGGAACCCCTGTAGTTATCAAAAGGGTAAATTTGCATTCCGTAAAGAAAGAATCATACACGATAGAAATGGATTTATTCAGCAAGGTTtcacatacgagattggtgCCACTTTTGGGTCACTGCTTAGAGCATGAGAGCGAGAAGCTTCTGGTTTACAAATACATGCCAAATGGAGACTTGGCTAGTTCCTTGCACAGGGTTACCAACTTAGGAGATGGCAATTTACAGTCCCTGGATTGGATTACAAGATTAAAAATTGCAATTGGAGCTGCTGAAATCCTAGCTTACCTACATCATGAATGCAGCCCACCGCTCGTTCACAG AGATGTTCAAGCAAGCAGTATACTTCTCGATGATAAATTTGAGGTCCGGCTTGGAAGCTGGAGTGAGGTCCGTGTGCAAGAAGGGGATGGTAACCCAAATGTGATCACGAGATTGTTGCGGAAACAACA AACCTTGGAACAAAGCCCTTATG CCTCGGCATCAGCTGCTTGCTCATATGATGTATACTGTTTTGGGAAGGTTTTGCTTGAGCTTGTAACGGGTAAGCTTGGCATCAGCAAATCTGATGATTCGTCTACAAGGGAGTTGTTGGATCACACGGTGCGCTACATCAGCATATATGACAAGGAACTGTTGAATAAGATTGTTGACCCATCTCTGATAGTAGATGAAGATCTATTGGAAGAAGTTTGGGCCATGGCAATCGTGGCCAGGTCCTGCCTCAACCCCAAGCCATCTAAGCGTCCCCCGATGAAATACATCCTTAAGGCATTGGAAAACCCTCTAAAGGTGGTGAGGGAAGAGAGTTCCAGCTCTGCAAGGCTGCGAACAGCTTCATCGAGAAGATCCTGGAGCACTGCTTTCTTTGGTAGCTGGCAGCAGAGCTCATCAGATAGCGCCACCGCTCCTGGCCACACGAGCAGAGAGAGTATCAGTGGCTTAAAACGGGAATCCTCTGCATCACACAAAAGGTTATCAAGTGAAATATTCCCTGAGCCAATTGAAATACAAGATCTCGAGCGACAAGATGAACATTAG